Within uncultured Fibrobacter sp., the genomic segment GCCGCATCTTTTTCTTTCTTGGCATCATCGTTCCTTAACGGTTGGACAAGAATTTTGTGTAGGACGAATGCCGAAATTTCCGGAACGTTCAAAGAAATCTCATTGAAAGAAACTTGTTGCGAATACTTGCTTGCAATGTCCATATAGGCAAGCATTTGTGCGGAAAGAGTCAGATGTGGGACCTTTACCACGCTATCGCCATTTCTCATCTTGGTTACAAGGAATTCAATCTCCAAATCTTCGCGTTCGTATTTCGTCAATCCCGATGCAAGGTCGTTCAGCGGCTCGAAACCCAGTTTTTCCAGGACATCGGGTATGTTGATTTTCGGGATATTCACATTGGGCTCACGAACCAGAAAATCCAAATCGGTCGTGCGGAGCGCTGGGATTTCGGGAGCGTTGTCATAGACGTGTTTGTAAACGAGCAAACACCAGCTTCCAACAAGAATCAGCCTTCTCAATGCGCCCGCATCTTGAAG encodes:
- a CDS encoding GSU2403 family nucleotidyltransferase fold protein translates to MENSPENNFIEILTQLQDAGALRRLILVGSWCLLVYKHVYDNAPEIPALRTTDLDFLVREPNVNIPKINIPDVLEKLGFEPLNDLASGLTKYEREDLEIEFLVTKMRNGDSVVKVPHLTLSAQMLAYMDIASKYSQQVSFNEISLNVPEISAFVLHKILVQPLRNDDAKKEKDAATIRSLSDLIIDRNDLTLRTKEIYLEFPQKWRNKILSEAKSKYPNIVKILEA